The sequence tagtgtttaagattgacaaagtctgttgcggattatatcatttgttagtaggtgacgaagcctgtggctgatttattgttgtaagcacttgacgaagcctgcgttgctgatcatgaactatgtgttgtatataataaattacatttttgacagttcgaaaaaagaaactgatttgactagtagtcaaataccctattagaccgcagatatattttttgagaattAATGCAAACAAGTCGAATTGTGTCTCATCCTCATTACTAAGTATCCAACATAAATCATAGGCCTATTTAAAGTGTAATTACCCGTGTtcaactaaaaatctaaataaggTGACAGctagaattatttttatgtctCACATGTGGATTCCCGAACGCGCCACAACACTGGTGGTGATTCACGTTCTTCGTGTGATGGTGCCCGTGAACCGGGGGGTTTTTGTCTTTTAATGATTCCTTGTGGGGTTTGGCGACGCAGGTTTTGTGGGGGGCTATCCGGGCTTTAAAGCGTCCCACTTTGCCAGGTTTGGGGTTTTCTGTGATGGCCTCAGAGACAGTGCAGATATGAGTGTCGCTGAGCTCGTGCGCGTCTTGGTATTCTGTGTCGGTTTCTGAAATGATACAGTACAATTCTTTACAAGAGTATTCTTAGTTTTTCTTACACAAGAATGTTTACACTTTACAGGGTTGTTTTTCATAAATCGACTCAGTTATTAAACCTACTTATTTTAGTTGGCGCAGTCGGTATGATCCCGATCTAGGTTCCCATCAGGGGAAACCTAAATGTagcttttaattaattttgcaaGCACAATCATGCCAGAGTCCTGCGGGTATAGCTAAGTGGCAATCGTTGATTCCGCCGATcggaaatgaaataaatgcacTTATGGAAATGATCACGTGACTTCTTTTCATCTAttatcccgatacattttttttagatcGGCGTCTGTCGATGTACAACTCATCTTGGCAATAATCCCTGTAGGAAATGGCGGGATGTACGTTTATTATGTATATGAATggaacgaaaataattttaatattgtaacCTAGCTATTTTCTCTGCGCTGTGTTGATGTGACGAGTCTGTGATGAGGCAGGTGGGTGGCATCGAGTGCCTGCGGACATTCGAGCCACGTACTGTAACGTAGTGGTATTATAAAGTAAGGTATGTTATAGCTACCTATTTCCTCTGCGCTGTGTTGATGTGACGAGTTTGTGACTAGGTAAGCGGGTGACAGCTAGTGCACTGCGGATATTGGAGACACACACTGTAACGCAGTGGTATTATTCAGTAAGGTATATTATAGCTCCTATTTACCTATTTCCTCTGCGCTGTGTTGATGTGACGAGTCTGTGACGACGCACGCGGGCGGTGCCGAGTGTACTGCGGACATTCGAGCCACGTACTGTAACGCAGTGGTATTTACATCACCAAAGTTAAACTTATTGGTAACATACTTAAAGTTAagcaaaattacaaattacaaagggagcaaaatataattatttgattaaatatttttgaatatttcTTTTAGACAATTTCGTCCGTTACCGCCGCTGTTATAGGTGTGTAGGTGACGTAGGTGTAGCTGTAGTGTAGGGTGTGTGATCTAGTTGTCAGGACGTTAGTCGCGTAAGTTAAACACGCCGGTTTGATtccggcctcggccaccggagggcttggttactttttctttagtataagtatatgacatctatttcagcttataatttaagtataaaattatatcTCGGGCCTCGGCAAACAAAACTAAGCTGGGTACTCTACGGGCAGAAATGTTCAAGGTTTatcctcctgagacccagaacAGAAGCAGTTGTTTTGAATTAGGTATAATATTAGAACTTTTAGTAACTCAATAAAAGTTCAGATtagattgtggaatatgtacaTAAATTAGTACGCGGGATCTCAGGAGGTTACGAGTATGATATGATAAGTGTGACAAGCCCTCCAcataaatatttggcatcaagtCTCCAGGCAAAGTTAACAGCAATAGCAGGTTTGGTTTAGCTCAGGTAAGAATCGACCTTTCTAGCTTGAGTCATCCTTCAGATGCTCAAACGCTTTAAAAGTGTCTTGGCATACAAACGTAAATATTTTAACGATTCTATATTAGCAATTACCTAATTAAGTAACTAtgaatatacatattaattaagTAACTATGGTAAGCGTAGCGTTTGACAGGTGTAATTTAATAGTTCGCAGTAGccataattataatgctatgaAAGAAGATTCAAGGTAACAACTATATCTTCTAGCCGCCCAGAGGCCTATATTAAGGTCTCCCGTTCTATTCTAATTTGAATTtagacaaatcaaaattgcaatAGTTTgatttgtcttggcaagtttttaTGTCTGGGCGCCTAGAGAATATGGCAAGTGTCAAGCACTAGAACTAAAACTTAGTCCTATAAAACTTACAGCTGCATCGCCGAAGCTCTCCTCCCTTTCTTTGGAGGGGGGCGCGGTACCGTTTCTGCAAGGGGACGTCGCACTGTAACTACAGACGGACGAATGACAGTCTCTGTCGTGTTATTGCTTAGACTAAATTATTTAGTCTAAATAGGTAAGAAGGGATCcttcataaatacaaaaaacgtgaaaaACTATTACGTTTCTTGTAATTTTACGACAGGTTATTAAGTGAAAGTTTTAACAGTTTATCTATTATGGTTTATAAAAGGTATACTTAGTAATAAGGTTCCGTTTGGCACCGTTCGGTTAGGGGCATAGAAGGAAATCTGATCATTTAGCTAAGGTAAACTTAGCATCAATTTACCAAATAGAATTGAGGCTGTCGATGTTCCTCGCAGGGTCCGTGACGAGTGACTCTGCATCAGTCCAGTTGCCACCCAGGCTCGCCGAATTGGACCTCGAATCTGCAAACATGGTGATAGAAACTGAAAGAAATTTCACATACTAAAGGAAAAGTGACTAATGTCTAGtgtctgtatgtatgtgtgaGGGAGACATACCTCTAGGCTTCTCAGTCCTATTAGGCGAGTTAACTAAGCTTCGTCGCGCGACGTCTTGGAACGTGACAGGCGAGTACATCCGTCGTTCCTCCACAGGTGACATCACAGTTGGCGCTTGGCTCCGGACTGTTGGGGTTGACGGCTGGGCTAAAGTGTTTCCTAGAATCAGAAGGTTTGGACGGTTCTAGCTCtagttaaattaatattatcccaggtagcaaagtgacgtcaacgacgtcataatgacgtaattgtGATGTCATTATgacatcattatgacgtcactgacgtgtgtgtgtgtgtacctgaTACACTGACCAACGAGCTCGGTCCAGAGTTCTGCACAGCATTCGCCGCCTGCAAACAGTTGTgctctttattcaaaaactgctgCGCGGAATACTCAGCGATGGAGTCTCTGACATCAGCCGCTCGCTCCCATTCTGGCTCCGTGCCTGGTTGGAGTTGGGGCGATATCAACTTGGTTAGGGAAGGTCTGGACTCTCTGCCTTCGAGCCAGTAGGTCTTCATTGAACCTGGAAATTGAAATGAAGTTTTAGTTACAAACTTTCTAGAgctaaaattattaagtttGGGTTTTGGAAGGTAAGGTATTATGACTAAAAACTTGGAAGATGTTACAAAATAGCATTTTAAAATGCCCGTTCCACTCATAGAATAAGGTAAGATTTGTAGGGTTTTTCTTCGCTTTGCAGATAAATCCAGCCGTGCATTCATTTTGCATTGGCACAACGTTAAAACTTCTATGTAAATGGGACGTAGCTGTTGCCTAGTTATTTTAATGTAGACAACGTCGCCCGGCactataatacctataatatgtatttgtgTAAGCACTAACCTTTTCCTTTAACCTGAATTTCTCCCCTCTCCTGCACCATATAAGAGGGTGAGAGTAGCTCTTGCGTCGTCTCCGATATATGGATCCTCATGGCTTCTGAGGTGGACTCCATTCGTGAGGCGGTATTGACAGAATCTCCGAAGAGGCAGTAGCGAGGCATTTTGAGGCCAACAATGCCGGCTACGACTGCACCAGAGTGGACTCCCACTCTTATAGAGAGATGAGAGCCTGAAACAGTAACGGTGGAAACTTTAGGTGGAAATGTTGGAAGACATATCGATCTATCAGCTAAAAGTGGCCACCGCAGAACATAGGCCTTTTATATCGAACGCCACGAAGTCAGATCGAATAACCACAGCTAGTCTACTTGAACATTCATAATAATTACGCGGAAAACTTTATCAGCGCATGCTTGCGAGTTGAACTAAAGTCAAAAAGATaaggaataaattaatttttaacaagcagaaacgtctgcgatcgatgctattaagcttagaataaataaataaaaagataagGAATAGCCAATATTTTCTCAAATCTGTTCTCTGAACTCATTGTAACTGTGCTCGGATCCTTAAGGTCGGTAATATCCAACATGTCAAGCTTCAAATCTCAAACTTTCTCAGAAGCCCTCAGGACCACTGTTTGGTAGCAGTCTTCATAATTTTGTTTCTCCGTACCTGTGCTAGGATCCTTAAGGTCAGTGATGGCGTCCACCATGTCAAGTGCCATATCGCAGACTTTCTCTGCATGGTTGTCTTCTTTTTCTGGAGCCCCGGATACAACCATATAAGCATCTCCTATCGTTTCCACCTGCAATTATAGattcttaattttttatttggatattaTTTGGATATACcaatttgaatttggaattcgTTTTCCAGTTACAGAAAAAATAATACTGCTTTCTTTGGCTGTTATGGCAGCATTATCAACAATACTTAGTTAAtgtgttaaggatgactcacgttagaccgggccgtgaccgggccggagcttccggcgcttacttttctatgacatggcaggtgatcacgtggtgctttctatagaaaacgaagcgccggaagctccggcccgttcacggcccggtctaacgtgagtcatcctttatgcggAAAGTGCATACTCGTAGTAGGATAACTAAAATGGCTTGGAGATATTTGATCATTCTCACTTTTAAATCTATTCTACAGATGTTAACTGTCAGCGGGCAGCCACAACTGATAGTTAAAATTAGTAGAATATTATTAAACGCGCGGGCTGACCCTTAAAGGgtccactaggctcgccgaggcggatcgcaataattcgccttctatacatttactatggtctatgaaactgcgtctattgacgaagagccgcggcgcgtcgaatcgaatttaccattcatagtaaatgtatagaaggagaactattgcgattcgattcgattcgcctcggcgagtctactGGACGCCAGCCTTCACTGTCAAATatccttttaatttaatttcgacTGGCAGTAATCTTCTGAGGTAAATTACATAGTACAGTGAATGTCtcagttttaattaaaaagtcaCCACCAAGCATGTGACGCGGAAAATGAAAAGGTCGGACGGAGACGGGATAAAAGAGTTATATTGTTCTAAATTAAgtctaatatcaaagatagatataactccgtaataaatggatacagtctaaggaaaaaacgtgcctcgaaaatcacgaaaatttgattctcgatcagatggcgccactagttttggcctacactcgtatagagggcgttgactgtttcgtttgttatttataattttaacgcataccagtgaaagaacatgggtcaaaatcatataaaaataattaatgcaaataaaaaaatcatttatccctatttatcgtatttttataaatatttatatttagttttatagtgtgtcgacagatggcagtgaatttactggggttacaaaatttactatgacagtaccgctctagtataagttactctatgctaatatcGATGAAAATCGAGAGGGATGGGACCTATTAAAGTAAACTTGAAAGTTTTAATTAACAGTGAGTACAGTGACGCAACTTGTGGCCTTGTGGCTACCATTTGCCTTCAGTTTTATTATCAGAGTATTGGTAGATTGTTATTTTGTCCCCTGTAATCTATCTTACAGTTTTTGTGCCATACAGAATACACACTCTCATGTCGGacttttgattattattttccTAATTTAATACGCGAAGGGTCTGAATAACCTAAGACCCAGAGTCGTTTTTGCAGTTTTGTATTATAGTACGGGAAGTATCGCCACCCAATGTATGGGAGGTGCAAATTTTGGTATCGGATGAATTCACTTAGCACATGTGTATGATAGGTAACGCTAAGCTAATTTAGCCCGGTAGCCATCAACCACCCCCGCTGGGTAGGCAGGGGGGCATTCAAAGTTCAGAGGGCATCGTCtcgctacggaacccttcgtgcgcgagtccaactcgcacttggccatttttttttaaatatatcgtTAAGGGATTAGTAACAGCTTTCATATTATGCTGCTCAGACCAAGTCTAGAAACGAcatataaaaaaactggccaagtgcgagtcggactggcgcacgaagggttccgtatcattatctattgtttttagtatttgttgttatagcggcaacatggttcatgagatacatcctgatgacagacagatagacggataatggagtcttagtaatagggtcccgtttttacgctttgggtacggaaccctaaaaacaatccTTCCATCAACATGTCGAATATGGGATACCTATACAGTAGTAGAAGTGTCTTCTACTAGTATCTTCCTCTATGAAGTCATGCAAACATTATATACATTGTATTCTAGACCTTATTTTTTTCTGTCAATGTCGAATATGCGAATATGTAATACAGCACGTCTAACATAACCTTTCAAGTGGCTTAAGGTGCGTtagggtaagattgaaagggtttttcatgcaAGGTAAGATGAAAAAGTCGCTGAAACTGGACTCgactggaaagagctggaagtagccgctcaagatcgtgacaaatggacaattcttctgcgagccctgtccctaatgagggataacaggaatacatcatcatcatcaatgtttCGGCATACGgaagattttttgtcttacccctcaagAAAAagcctttcaatcttaccccaatgTACCtcacgtcatttttgagttcaAGGAATTTcgactttattttaattaatcaaattccaaatttattttttgtcttacTCCTCAAGAAAAAGCCTtacaatcttaccccaacgcaccttacgtcatttttgagttgaaggaatttcgactttattttaattaatcaaattccaaatttattttttgtcttacTCCTCAAGAAAAagcctttcaatcttaccccaacgcaccttacgtcatttttgagttgaagCAATTAcgactttattttaattaatcaaattccaaatttatttttgtcttacTCCTCAAGAAAAagcctttcaatcttaccccaacgcaccttacgtCATTCATGAGTTGAAGGAATTTagactttattttaattaatcaaattccaaatttattttttgtcttacTCCTCATGAAAAagcctttcaatcttaccccaacgcaccttacgtcatttttgagttgaaggaatttcgactttattttaattaatcaaattccaaatttaatttttgtcttACTCCTCAAGAAAAcgcctttcaatcttaccccagtGCACCTTACGTAAATTTTAAGTTGAAGGAATTTcgactttattttaattaatcaaattccaaatttaaatgaattaAATTGTCCGGGAGCCGGGAGCcggttcctgccacttcaagGGATAAAGAGTTGGTCTCCTAGCAGCTTCTGTCGTCGAGGATACACGTCACATACCTTATAGACCCGGTTCCGTTCCGTTAGTGTGTCGAAGATGGAGTACATAGCGTTAAGTATGGACACCACTTCCATGGGGTGATACGGAAGCGTCCTGTTAACTTGTTAGTTAAACACATACCTTATATACCCGGTTCCGTTCCGTAAGTGTGTCGAAGATGGAGTACATAGCGTTAAGCATGGACACCACTTCCATGGGGTTGATACGGAAGCATCCTGTTAACTTGTTAGTTAAACACATACCTTATATACCCGGTTCCGTTCCGTTAGTCGAAGATGGAGTACATAGCGTTAAGCCACCACCACTTCCATGGGATTGATACGGAAGCATCCTGTTAACTTGTTAGTTAAACACATACCTTATATACCCGGTTCCGTTCCGTAAGTGTGTCGAAGATGGAGTACATGGCGTTTAACATGGATACCACTTCCATGGGGGTGATGCGTGAGCAGATCTCCGTGAACGTAACCACATCGGAGAAGAGGATGGACACGCTGTGGAACATCTGAAAAACAAAACACATTTTGactgttataaaatgttatataacatcgtgtgacagggacaaaataataaaacactatcaatactagcataatattgtatgaatatctctaagaacactgctgttaggatcctTATAACACTGCTCCGGGGCCCCTCGCGCCGCGCTTCTTATGAAGATGAGGTTGATTTCGACCTCACTGGCAGTAATTTAAACGACAAATAAGAGTGCGCGTAGAAAACGTTATAACGTTATAATTAGCGATACCAGTAGGCAAGCGACAGAACAAAGAGTTCCGTACAGTTTGCGCAGGGTTCCGTATAGTTTAGCCGATCGCGGAACGTTTTGACACGTAGGGCTGTGTGCCCAGGAGATTTGTCTTGGGGCCACAAAGTTCGcacgtaaaataataaaactactcaattattaatttaattaattgtttcgtttttattaaatacaaggTGTTTtctttagtcacctgcaataatttacgggtgATTATactataggtcatactgagcaacttttactatgggagcaaccccgaaatcacgttaaaaaaattgtctgtttcatacattttagctgTCTGATGTTCATATTTTGTATGAGAGAGTCATtttacattgaattattataataataaacttaattggattaatttaatttacgcgtgttaaggggcccactgattaccagtccgccggacgatatcggcctgtcagttgttcggaacggtaactgacaggctgatatcgtccggcggactgataatcagtgggcccctttattagaGCATAGCACTAGAAAAATAAGAGATGTCATCTCTTTCCGGGTTTCAgtgtcccgattttaccctttgggtacggaccctaAAAAGATTTAATATAATAGGT is a genomic window of Cydia strobilella chromosome 20, ilCydStro3.1, whole genome shotgun sequence containing:
- the LOC134750566 gene encoding soluble guanylate cyclase 88E, giving the protein MYGLLLENMAEFIRQTYGEERWEDIRRQAGVEQPSFSVHQVYPENLITRLAKKAQEVLGITEREFMDQMGVYFVGFVSQYGYDRVLSVLGRHMRDFLNGLDNLHEYLKFSYPRMRAPSFICENETRQGLTLHYRSKRRGFVYYAMGQIREVARHFYHKEMRIELLREELLFDTVHVTFQLTFDNRAFTLASLAMTREEKHLPISASVLFEIFPFCIVFGSDMVVRSIGNSLMVILPDLVGKKITNWFDLVRPLIAFKFQTILNRTNNIFELVTVEAVIHEKATDKRSEILKLSDESDGTTEKNLRLKGQMIYMDNWRMMMYLGTPVMPDLSALVSTGLYINDLSMHDFSRDLMLAGTQQSVELKLALDQEQQKSKKLEESMRKLDEEMKRTDELLYQMIPKQVADRLRKGENPIDTCEMFHSVSILFSDVVTFTEICSRITPMEVVSMLNAMYSIFDTLTERNRVYKVETIGDAYMVVSGAPEKEDNHAEKVCDMALDMVDAITDLKDPSTGSHLSIRVGVHSGAVVAGIVGLKMPRYCLFGDSVNTASRMESTSEAMRIHISETTQELLSPSYMVQERGEIQVKGKGSMKTYWLEGRESRPSLTKLISPQLQPGTEPEWERAADVRDSIAEYSAQQFLNKEHNCLQAANAVQNSGPSSLVSVSGNTLAQPSTPTVRSQAPTVMSPVEERRMYSPVTFQDVARRSLVNSPNRTEKPRDSRSNSASLGGNWTDAESLVTDPARNIDSLNSICYSATSPCRNGTAPPSKEREESFGDAAYVARMSAVHSAPPACVVTDSSHQHSAEEIETDTEYQDAHELSDTHICTVSEAITENPKPGKVGRFKARIAPHKTCVAKPHKESLKDKNPPVHGHHHTKNVNHHQCCGAFGNPHVRHKNNSSCHLI